Within Deferribacterota bacterium, the genomic segment CAAATTTATCACCTTTCTTCTCAACTTTATTAGCAAAACATTTTAGTCTGATCTCTATACCATTTTGTTCTATTTCTTCCTTCATAGCAGAAACAACAATTTTAGGATAATTGGGCATAATCATATCCATTACTTCTACTATAGTTGTTTTTATCTTATGCCTATACATGGCATCAGCTATCTCTACCCCAATGTAACCACCACCTATAATAATACAAGTTTTTGGTTTTTTCTCTTCAATATATTTTTTTGCCCTGTCAGCATCCCCTACAGTCCTCATTGAAAAGAAATCTACTTCCTTTAAACCTTCAATTGGTGGAATTGTAGGAACACCCCCAGGAGCCAAAATCAATTTGTCATAGGGAAACTCTAGCTCTTCTCCATTTTTCTTGGCAAGAACAACCTTTTTTTCCTTGTCAATCTTATAAGCCTCAGTATTTATATATACATCAACATTATATATATTCTTAAACTTCTCTGGGGTTTGTAACAGTATCTCATCTCTCTCTTTAATATCACCACCAACATAGTAGGGCAGTCCACAATTTGCAAAGGATATATAAGAATCCTTCTCTAAAATTGTAATCTCTGCAAATTCATCTACCCTTCTTGCCTTTGCTGCTGCTGTTGCCCCTGCTGCAACACCACCTATAATCACTATTTTTCTTGCCATCTATCACCTCCGGTATTATATATTAATAACATATGTTATTATATTAATTCTCATTATATTAAATGTCAATTTATTATATTCATATTTTATATATTTCTAATTATTGATTTCAAATATTATTTAACATTTATATATCTTATACCATCGGGCTTCCATGCTGGAGATATAGTAAGAGCACCTTTTCTCTCACAATTTAAAACAGAGGCATAGTTTATCCCAGAAGCTCCATATTTATTGTTAATATTATCAATTGCTCTATACAAATCTCTCCATTTTCTTGCTTTTTCTGTCTCAACGATATTTGTATAAACTGTTGCGCCCTTTACTATTCTTGACAGAACTATCCCTAATTGTCTTACATTTTTTTCTACATCCACATTTTTGTTAAATAGATATAAGGCAGTATTATATATATGATGAGTAGATGAAGTAAAAAAAGGCAGGGTATATCTTTTAACAGTTGATGCTAAAGAGCTATATCTTACATATAAACAAAGGGTTTTTCCAGCTAAATTGTGTCTTCTTGCTCTTTCTGAAACCATTTCTGATATCTGCAAAAGATAATTATAACATCTCTCGATAGAAGGATAATTCTCAATAAGTGTCATAGAATGTCCAATAGATTTGATAGGTTCTTTCTTTCTCTTCGCTAATTCCTCATAATTACCACAGGCCATTTCATATAGATAATCCCCATTTTTGCCGAAATATCTACGTAAGTTTTCTCTGCCATACGCTCTAAGATCAAAGGTATTAAAAATACCTATATCTTTCAGCCTTTTTGCGGTTCTATTTCCTATTCCCCATAAATCCTTTAGCTCAAAAGAGTCTATAAAAGATAACACATCCTTTTTATCTACCAAACAATAGCCATCAGGCTTAGAGACAGAGCTAGCCATCTTAGCTATAAACTTATTAGGGCCAATACCTATAGAACAAGTTAGTTTAAAGTTCTCATAGATATAGCTCTTAATCATATAGGCTATATCTTTATAAGGCATCTTTAGATCCTCTAAGTTCATAAATGCCTCATCTACAGAATACACCTCTACATCGGCCGTTAAGGCAGCTAAATAGTCCATAATCTTTTTAGAGATAAATGTATATTTTCTATTATTGCCAACAACTAACAAGAGATTTGGACATGCTCTTTTGGCCTCATACTTGCTCATACCAGTTTTAACCCCTAGACGTCTAGCCTCGTAGGAGCAGGTGGTAACCACAGTTCTTTCTTTTGAACCTATAACAGCAATAGGGAGCCCTTTTAGTCTTGGATTTGAAGCCTGCTCTACTGAGGCAAAAAAAGCATCCATATCAAGACATGCAATCATATAACAGCCCCTTCATCAACTGCTATAAGATACCACTGTAAGGTATTTAATGAATAAGCAATTTCATAAATACTAGAACCATCTGTTACTGTAAACTTATATATAACATTA encodes:
- the dinB gene encoding DNA polymerase IV is translated as MIACLDMDAFFASVEQASNPRLKGLPIAVIGSKERTVVTTCSYEARRLGVKTGMSKYEAKRACPNLLLVVGNNRKYTFISKKIMDYLAALTADVEVYSVDEAFMNLEDLKMPYKDIAYMIKSYIYENFKLTCSIGIGPNKFIAKMASSVSKPDGYCLVDKKDVLSFIDSFELKDLWGIGNRTAKRLKDIGIFNTFDLRAYGRENLRRYFGKNGDYLYEMACGNYEELAKRKKEPIKSIGHSMTLIENYPSIERCYNYLLQISEMVSERARRHNLAGKTLCLYVRYSSLASTVKRYTLPFFTSSTHHIYNTALYLFNKNVDVEKNVRQLGIVLSRIVKGATVYTNIVETEKARKWRDLYRAIDNINNKYGASGINYASVLNCERKGALTISPAWKPDGIRYINVK